The Neisseria yangbaofengii genome contains a region encoding:
- a CDS encoding nitrate reductase subunit alpha: protein MSHFLDRLKFFTRKHEAFANGHGAVTTEDRKWENAYRSRWAHDKEVRSTHGVNCTGSCSWKIFVKNGLITWEIQQTDYPRTRPDLPNHEPRGCPRGASYSWYVYSAQRVKYPMLRGILAQMWRDARQTLSPVEAWASIVEDPARAKAYKTQRGLGGFVRSTWDEAYELVAAANAYTIKNYGPDRVIGFSPIPAMSMVSYAAGARYLGLIGGVPLSFYDWYCDLPPASPQTWGEQTDVAESADWYNAGYLLVWGSNVPMTRTPDAHFYTEVRYKGTKTVAVSSDYGEMAKFGDIWLAPKQGTDAALAMAMGHVILKEFHLDKPSEYFQDYVRRLTDMPMLVRLKEDGQGFRPEYFLRASALDGNFGEQENPDWKVLAWDELSDGLMVPNGSVGFRWDGSQKWNLETRAQGQDVKAALSLKERADEIADVGFTYFGSDNDELIYRKVPAKRIQLADGSSALVATVFDLMIANYGVDHGLDDPNAAKDYSEDKPYTPAWQQKHTGVDPKLVIQVAREFAQNAHDTEGRSMVILGAGLNHWYHMDMSYRGIINMLMMCGTIGKSGGGWCHYVGQEKLRPQSGWTPLAFALDWHRPPRQMNGTSFFYAHTSQWRHEKLGVDEILAPGFSDSMPNMSMIDYNAKAERMGWLPSAPQLTQNPLDVADAAEAAGANPADYVVGGLKDGSIDMACNDPDNPKNFPRNLFVWRSNILGSSGKGHEYFLKYLLGTQNAVLSDEEDCITPSEITVRPAAEGKLDLLTLLDFRMNTTCLYADVIFPTATWYEKDDLNTSDMHPFIHPLTEAVQPLWQSKSDWEIYKGLAKKFSEIAKDYLGVRKDIVLTPLMHDSPQEMGQPFDPKDWKHGECEPIPGKTMPAMTVVERDYGAVYDKFTSIGPLLEKINNNGKGLAWQTGHEVEFLRKLNGTRSEGAGKGQPKLETAIDAAEMILTLAPETNGHVSMKAWQALGKATGRDHTHLIAASEHTQIRFRDIVAQPRKIVSSPIWSGVESEEVCYNAGYTNVHELIPWRTITGRQQFYQDHHWMRAFGEHLCVYKPPVDFKTTQKLLGKYPNGNPEITLNFLTPHQKWGIHSTYSENIRMLTLSRGGPHVWVSEIDAKRAGLVDNDWVEVFNANGTIACRVVVSQRIPETMILMYHAQEKIVHTPAGEISKKRGGIHNSVTRTVLKPTHMIGGYAQQAYGFNYYGTVGSNRDEWVIVRKMNKVDWMDDPA from the coding sequence ATGAGCCATTTCTTAGACCGATTGAAATTTTTCACCCGAAAGCATGAAGCATTTGCCAACGGCCACGGCGCCGTGACCACAGAAGACCGCAAATGGGAAAACGCCTACCGCAGCCGCTGGGCGCACGACAAAGAAGTACGCTCCACCCACGGTGTGAACTGTACCGGTTCGTGCTCTTGGAAAATTTTTGTGAAAAACGGTTTGATTACTTGGGAAATCCAGCAAACCGACTACCCGCGCACCCGTCCCGATCTGCCTAATCACGAACCGCGAGGCTGCCCGCGCGGCGCATCATACAGCTGGTATGTGTATTCCGCCCAACGCGTGAAATACCCGATGTTGCGCGGCATATTGGCGCAAATGTGGCGCGATGCCCGCCAAACCCTGTCGCCGGTGGAAGCATGGGCATCGATTGTAGAAGACCCTGCCCGCGCCAAAGCTTATAAAACCCAACGCGGCTTGGGCGGGTTCGTACGTTCGACTTGGGACGAAGCCTACGAATTAGTAGCCGCAGCCAATGCCTATACCATCAAAAACTACGGTCCCGACCGTGTCATCGGTTTCTCACCGATTCCGGCAATGTCGATGGTGAGCTATGCCGCCGGTGCGCGTTATCTGGGCTTAATCGGCGGCGTGCCGCTGTCTTTCTACGACTGGTATTGCGACTTACCGCCTGCCAGCCCGCAAACTTGGGGCGAACAAACCGACGTGGCCGAATCGGCCGACTGGTACAACGCCGGCTATCTTTTAGTATGGGGTTCCAACGTGCCGATGACGCGCACGCCCGATGCCCACTTCTACACCGAAGTCCGCTATAAAGGCACCAAAACCGTGGCCGTGTCTTCCGATTACGGCGAAATGGCCAAGTTCGGCGATATCTGGCTGGCACCGAAACAAGGTACTGATGCGGCCTTGGCAATGGCGATGGGCCATGTGATTTTGAAAGAATTCCATCTCGACAAGCCGTCTGAATACTTCCAAGACTATGTCCGCCGCCTGACCGACATGCCGATGCTGGTTCGTCTGAAAGAAGACGGCCAAGGCTTCCGGCCGGAATATTTCCTGCGCGCTTCCGCCCTTGACGGCAATTTCGGCGAACAAGAAAACCCCGACTGGAAAGTATTGGCTTGGGACGAGCTTTCAGACGGCCTGATGGTGCCAAACGGATCGGTCGGCTTCCGCTGGGACGGCAGCCAAAAATGGAATCTGGAAACGCGCGCCCAAGGCCAAGACGTAAAAGCCGCCTTGAGCCTGAAAGAGCGTGCCGATGAAATAGCCGATGTCGGCTTTACCTATTTCGGCAGCGACAACGACGAACTGATTTACCGCAAAGTGCCGGCCAAACGCATTCAATTGGCCGATGGCAGCAGCGCCTTGGTGGCAACCGTATTTGATCTGATGATTGCCAACTACGGCGTCGATCACGGCTTGGACGACCCGAATGCCGCCAAAGATTACAGCGAAGACAAACCGTACACCCCCGCTTGGCAGCAAAAACACACCGGCGTTGATCCGAAGCTGGTGATTCAAGTGGCGCGCGAGTTTGCCCAAAATGCACACGACACCGAAGGCCGCTCGATGGTGATTCTCGGTGCCGGCCTGAACCACTGGTACCACATGGACATGAGCTACCGCGGCATCATCAACATGCTGATGATGTGCGGCACCATCGGCAAATCCGGCGGCGGCTGGTGCCACTACGTCGGCCAAGAAAAGCTGCGGCCGCAATCGGGCTGGACACCGTTGGCCTTCGCACTTGACTGGCACCGCCCGCCACGCCAAATGAACGGTACATCGTTCTTTTATGCCCACACCAGCCAATGGCGGCATGAAAAACTGGGCGTGGACGAAATTCTGGCGCCGGGCTTCAGCGACAGCATGCCGAATATGTCGATGATTGATTACAACGCCAAAGCCGAACGCATGGGCTGGCTGCCTTCTGCGCCGCAACTGACGCAGAACCCGCTCGATGTGGCGGACGCCGCCGAAGCCGCGGGCGCGAATCCGGCCGATTATGTGGTCGGCGGCCTGAAAGACGGCAGCATCGACATGGCCTGTAACGACCCCGACAACCCGAAAAACTTTCCGCGCAACCTGTTTGTGTGGCGTTCGAATATTTTAGGTTCGTCCGGCAAGGGTCACGAATATTTCCTGAAATACCTGCTCGGCACGCAAAACGCAGTCTTGAGCGATGAAGAAGACTGCATCACGCCGTCTGAAATCACTGTACGCCCGGCAGCGGAAGGCAAACTCGATTTGCTGACCTTGCTCGATTTCCGCATGAACACGACTTGTCTTTACGCCGACGTGATTTTCCCGACCGCAACTTGGTATGAAAAAGACGATTTGAACACGTCCGACATGCACCCGTTCATCCACCCACTGACCGAAGCGGTGCAGCCTTTGTGGCAAAGCAAATCCGACTGGGAAATCTACAAAGGCCTGGCGAAAAAATTCAGCGAAATCGCCAAAGACTATCTGGGCGTGCGCAAAGACATCGTGCTGACCCCGCTCATGCACGACAGTCCGCAGGAAATGGGGCAGCCGTTTGACCCGAAAGACTGGAAACACGGCGAATGCGAACCGATTCCGGGCAAAACCATGCCGGCAATGACCGTGGTCGAGCGCGATTATGGTGCGGTGTATGACAAATTCACCTCCATTGGCCCGTTACTGGAAAAAATCAACAACAACGGTAAAGGCCTGGCATGGCAAACCGGCCATGAAGTCGAATTCCTGCGCAAACTCAACGGCACACGCAGCGAAGGCGCAGGCAAAGGCCAGCCGAAACTGGAAACCGCCATCGATGCCGCCGAAATGATTCTGACCTTGGCACCGGAAACCAACGGCCATGTGTCGATGAAAGCTTGGCAGGCTCTGGGCAAAGCCACCGGCCGCGACCACACGCATTTGATTGCAGCGAGCGAGCACACCCAAATCCGTTTCCGCGACATCGTAGCGCAACCGCGCAAAATTGTATCCTCCCCGATTTGGTCGGGCGTGGAAAGCGAAGAAGTCTGCTACAACGCCGGTTATACCAATGTGCACGAACTGATTCCGTGGCGCACCATTACCGGCCGCCAACAGTTCTACCAAGACCACCATTGGATGCGTGCGTTCGGCGAGCATTTGTGCGTATACAAACCGCCGGTGGATTTCAAAACCACGCAAAAACTATTGGGCAAATACCCTAACGGCAATCCGGAAATCACGCTTAATTTCCTGACGCCGCACCAAAAATGGGGTATCCACTCCACCTATTCGGAAAACATCCGTATGCTGACGCTCTCGCGCGGCGGCCCGCATGTTTGGGTATCGGAAATCGATGCCAAGCGCGCCGGTTTGGTGGATAACGACTGGGTAGAAGTGTTCAACGCCAACGGCACCATTGCCTGCCGCGTGGTAGTGAGCCAGCGGATTCCGGAAACCATGATTCTGATGTATCACGCGCAGGAAAAAATCGTACACACGCCTGCGGGCGAAATATCGAAAAAACGCGGCGGCATCCACAATTCCGTGACCCGTACCGTGTTGAAACCGACCCACATGATCGGCGGTTACGCCCAACAAGCTTACGGTTTCAACTACTACGGTACGGTCGGTTCCAACCGCGACGAATGGGTGATTGTACGCAAGATGAACAAAGTGGATTGGATGGACGATCCGGCCTGA
- the narH gene encoding nitrate reductase subunit beta: protein MKIRAQIGMVLNLDKCIGCHTCSVTCKNVWTARDGVEYAWFNNVETKPGIGFPKNWEDQEKWNGGWVRKPDGKLVPKQGGKLKILANIFANPNMPQIDDYYEPFTYDYEHLQNAPKMKTPPTARPVSVLTGKKMDKVEWGPNWEDDLGGEFEKRAKDVLFEGIQKDMHAAFEQTFMMYLPRLCEHCLNPTCVASCPSGSIYKREDDGIVLIDQDKCRGWRMCVSGCPYKKIYYNWTSGKAEKCTFCYPRIENGQPTVCSESCVGRIRYLGVLLYDADKIEQAASVENPQDLYESQLGVFLNPNDPEVQRQALEQGISQSWLDAAKRSPVYKMAMEWKIAFPLHPEYRTLPMVWYVPPLSPIQSAIENGLVGENGIIPSVDEMRIPLRYLANLLTAGKIEPIKDALERMIAMRRFKRGQVVHGETLEQTLDGTGLTPAQVEEMYQVMAIANYEDRFVIPTSHKEMVEETFNEKGCGFTFGNGCSGGESNESLFGKRKAAPIVFHGLRKDAGKNREEGVH from the coding sequence ATGAAAATCCGAGCGCAAATCGGCATGGTTCTGAACCTCGACAAATGTATCGGCTGCCACACCTGCTCCGTGACCTGTAAAAATGTATGGACGGCACGCGACGGCGTCGAATACGCATGGTTCAACAACGTGGAAACCAAGCCCGGTATCGGCTTTCCGAAAAATTGGGAAGACCAGGAAAAATGGAACGGCGGCTGGGTGCGCAAACCCGACGGCAAACTGGTACCGAAACAAGGCGGCAAGCTGAAGATTCTGGCCAATATTTTCGCTAACCCGAACATGCCGCAAATCGACGACTACTACGAGCCGTTCACCTATGACTACGAGCATCTGCAAAATGCGCCGAAAATGAAAACACCGCCGACCGCGCGCCCTGTTTCGGTATTGACCGGCAAAAAAATGGACAAAGTCGAATGGGGGCCGAACTGGGAAGACGACTTGGGCGGCGAATTTGAAAAACGCGCCAAAGACGTATTATTCGAAGGTATTCAAAAAGACATGCACGCCGCATTCGAGCAGACCTTCATGATGTATCTGCCGCGCCTGTGCGAACACTGCCTGAACCCGACCTGCGTGGCATCCTGTCCTTCCGGCAGCATCTACAAGCGCGAAGACGACGGCATCGTGTTGATCGACCAAGATAAATGCCGCGGCTGGCGCATGTGTGTCTCCGGCTGCCCGTACAAAAAAATCTACTACAACTGGACCAGCGGCAAAGCGGAAAAATGCACCTTCTGCTACCCGCGCATCGAAAACGGCCAACCGACCGTGTGCTCGGAAAGCTGCGTCGGCCGTATCCGCTATTTGGGCGTGCTGCTGTATGACGCCGATAAAATCGAACAAGCCGCCTCAGTAGAAAATCCGCAAGATTTGTATGAATCGCAATTGGGCGTGTTCCTGAATCCGAACGATCCTGAAGTGCAACGCCAAGCATTGGAACAAGGCATAAGCCAAAGTTGGCTCGATGCGGCCAAACGCTCGCCTGTGTACAAAATGGCGATGGAATGGAAAATTGCCTTCCCGCTGCACCCCGAATACCGTACGCTGCCGATGGTTTGGTATGTGCCGCCTTTGTCGCCGATTCAATCTGCCATTGAAAACGGTTTGGTCGGCGAAAACGGCATCATTCCGAGCGTGGACGAAATGCGTATTCCGCTGCGTTATCTGGCCAACCTGCTCACCGCGGGCAAAATCGAACCGATTAAAGACGCGCTCGAACGCATGATTGCCATGCGCCGCTTCAAACGCGGCCAAGTGGTGCACGGCGAAACGCTGGAGCAAACCTTAGACGGCACCGGCCTGACCCCTGCGCAAGTGGAAGAAATGTATCAAGTGATGGCGATTGCCAACTATGAAGACCGCTTCGTGATTCCGACCAGCCATAAAGAAATGGTGGAAGAAACCTTCAACGAAAAAGGCTGCGGCTTCACTTTCGGCAACGGTTGTTCGGGCGGCGAAAGTAACGAAAGCCTGTTCGGCAAACGCAAAGCTGCACCGATTGTGTTCCACGGTTTGCGTAAGGACGCCGGGAAAAACCGCGAAGAAGGAGTGCACTGA
- the narJ gene encoding nitrate reductase molybdenum cofactor assembly chaperone: MSNPLVYKWLSALMCYPEQALIDAMPEFQTALNEWPEFNPKREALQAFLDYLGNTSLRELQEYYVLNFDRNRHQSLYLFEHVYGEDRDRGSAMVDLIEEYRRHGFELGDEELPDYLPAVLEFLSFIPEAEAQKILGDAVHVIAHIAGKLEAAGSPYAALLQAAVTLTPVEPKALIEPPVRDMDEAMEMFGPDMAGIEPLLKPTVETVRFYPKGSLGARS; this comes from the coding sequence ATGAGCAACCCTTTGGTTTACAAGTGGCTTTCGGCCTTGATGTGTTACCCCGAGCAAGCACTGATTGACGCGATGCCCGAGTTTCAGACGGCCTTAAACGAATGGCCTGAATTCAATCCGAAGCGCGAAGCATTACAAGCCTTTTTGGATTATCTGGGCAACACATCTTTGCGCGAACTACAGGAATATTATGTGCTGAATTTCGACCGTAACCGCCATCAGTCGCTGTACCTCTTCGAACATGTCTATGGCGAAGACCGCGATCGCGGCAGTGCAATGGTGGATTTAATCGAGGAATACCGCCGCCACGGCTTTGAGTTGGGCGACGAAGAATTGCCGGATTATCTGCCTGCGGTGTTGGAATTCCTGTCGTTTATTCCCGAAGCAGAAGCGCAAAAAATCCTCGGCGATGCGGTACATGTGATTGCGCATATTGCCGGCAAACTCGAAGCCGCCGGATCGCCTTATGCCGCGCTGCTGCAAGCCGCGGTGACGCTGACGCCGGTCGAGCCGAAAGCCTTAATCGAGCCGCCGGTGCGCGACATGGACGAAGCTATGGAAATGTTCGGCCCCGACATGGCAGGCATTGAGCCTTTACTGAAACCGACCGTCGAAACCGTACGGTTTTACCCCAAGGGCAGCCTTGGCGCTCGCTCTTAA
- the narI gene encoding respiratory nitrate reductase subunit gamma yields the protein MNTFNQFFFGIYPYICLAVFFLGSLVRFDREQYSWKSDSSQLLFHGQLRLGSILMHVGILAVFFGHLFGLLTPLWFWDAIGVSHGAKQVFAMTMGGIFGVMALFGLILLIQRRFKIDRINANSSWQDKLVLLWLLITLVLGLCTIFVSMGHLDGHEMVKLMHWAQHIVTFRGGAAAYLADVNFLFKLHIFMGMTFFFIFPFTRMVHVWSGFASVAYVGRAWQLVRRR from the coding sequence ATGAATACCTTCAATCAATTTTTCTTCGGCATTTACCCGTACATCTGTCTGGCGGTGTTTTTCTTGGGCAGCTTGGTGCGCTTTGACCGTGAGCAGTATTCGTGGAAAAGCGATTCGAGCCAATTGCTGTTTCACGGCCAATTGCGCTTGGGCAGTATTTTGATGCACGTCGGCATTCTGGCAGTGTTTTTCGGCCATTTGTTCGGCCTGTTGACCCCTTTGTGGTTTTGGGATGCCATCGGCGTGAGCCACGGCGCAAAACAGGTGTTTGCAATGACAATGGGCGGCATATTCGGCGTGATGGCGCTGTTCGGCCTGATTTTGTTGATTCAGCGCCGTTTCAAAATCGACCGCATCAACGCCAACAGCTCTTGGCAGGATAAATTGGTGTTGCTTTGGCTCTTGATTACCTTGGTATTGGGCTTATGCACCATCTTTGTCAGCATGGGCCATCTCGACGGTCATGAAATGGTGAAACTCATGCACTGGGCGCAACACATCGTTACCTTCCGCGGTGGTGCGGCGGCCTATCTGGCAGACGTGAATTTTCTCTTTAAGCTGCATATTTTTATGGGCATGACCTTCTTCTTCATCTTCCCGTTCACCCGCATGGTGCACGTTTGGAGCGGTTTTGCCAGCGTAGCTTATGTCGGACGCGCATGGCAGTTGGTGCGCCGCCGTTAA
- a CDS encoding MFS transporter, translating to MASETYKRYSVLITSTFAFTVCFMIWMMMAVVGIPVKKELGLSETEFGILAALPVLSGSLIRVPLGIWTDRYGGRIVMFVLMMLSVPAIFLMKYADAYWQFLIIGLMMGLAGGSFSVGTPYVARWFPKDRQGLAMGVFGAGNAGAAVNKFLAPALIAYGTWHFVPTVYAAVMLGTAVLFWFTSYHDPKHLVPSNTSLKEQLLLLKDPGVLRYSQYYSVVFGGYVGLSLWMTKYYIDEYGLSIQTAAFLAACFSLPGGVLRALGGYLSDKYGAYKVTWGVMWVLWVCFFILSYPQTEMVIQTANGPMSMSIGLNVTVFTLLMFAAGIAMAVGKASVFKFVASDYPDNIGAVSGAVGLAGGMGGFLLPIMFGALLDFTGIRSTAFMLLYGTVCISLIWMHFSFKGKRHG from the coding sequence ATGGCCTCCGAAACGTATAAACGCTATTCCGTACTGATTACCAGCACCTTCGCATTTACCGTCTGCTTCATGATTTGGATGATGATGGCAGTGGTCGGTATTCCGGTGAAAAAAGAGTTGGGCCTGTCGGAAACCGAATTCGGTATTTTGGCCGCATTGCCCGTGTTATCCGGTTCGCTGATTCGCGTGCCGTTGGGCATTTGGACCGACCGTTACGGCGGCCGCATTGTGATGTTTGTGCTGATGATGCTGAGCGTGCCGGCAATTTTCCTGATGAAATATGCCGATGCCTACTGGCAGTTTCTGATTATCGGCCTGATGATGGGTTTGGCCGGCGGTTCGTTTTCGGTCGGCACGCCTTATGTGGCGCGTTGGTTCCCGAAAGACCGGCAAGGCTTGGCGATGGGCGTGTTCGGCGCGGGTAATGCCGGTGCCGCCGTCAACAAATTCCTCGCCCCTGCGCTTATTGCTTACGGCACATGGCATTTCGTGCCGACCGTTTATGCGGCGGTGATGCTGGGTACGGCGGTTTTGTTTTGGTTCACCAGCTACCACGATCCGAAACATTTGGTGCCTTCCAACACCAGCCTGAAAGAGCAATTGCTGCTGTTGAAAGACCCGGGCGTATTGCGTTACAGCCAATATTATTCGGTGGTATTCGGCGGTTATGTCGGTTTGTCGCTGTGGATGACCAAATACTACATCGATGAATACGGCCTGAGCATTCAGACGGCCGCTTTTCTGGCTGCCTGCTTCTCCCTGCCGGGCGGTGTGTTGCGTGCATTGGGCGGTTATCTTTCCGATAAATACGGCGCATATAAGGTGACTTGGGGCGTGATGTGGGTATTGTGGGTGTGTTTCTTCATCTTGTCTTACCCGCAAACCGAAATGGTGATTCAGACGGCCAACGGCCCGATGAGCATGAGCATAGGCTTGAACGTAACCGTGTTTACCCTGCTGATGTTTGCCGCCGGTATTGCGATGGCGGTAGGTAAAGCATCGGTATTCAAATTCGTGGCCAGTGACTACCCCGACAATATCGGCGCAGTTTCCGGCGCAGTCGGCTTAGCCGGCGGCATGGGCGGCTTCTTACTGCCGATTATGTTCGGCGCGCTTTTGGATTTCACCGGTATCCGCTCGACTGCCTTCATGCTGCTTTACGGTACGGTATGTATTTCGCTGATTTGGATGCACTTCTCATTCAAAGGCAAACGCCACGGATAA
- a CDS encoding NarK family nitrate/nitrite MFS transporter, which produces MSRLIQDWRPEDSDFWQNGGKKTASRNLWISIPALMLAFAIWQVWSVAVINLPSIGFQYNENQLFWLAAMPALSGATLRIFYSFLVPIFGGRRWTAISTASLLLPAIGLGLAVQTPDTSYTTMLILALLCGFGGGNFSSSMANISFFYPKAEKGTAMGLNAGLGNLGVSVAQFLVPLVITAALFGSLGGEPQTWGRDGVTKQIWLQNAGFVWVPFIILSAIAAWFGMNDLANAKAGFREQVVIFKRKHNWIMCIIYLGTFGSFLGFAAGFPLLTKSQFTGVDPVKYAFIGPLVGALVRPFGGWLSDKIQSGAKITQWVFAGMIIAVFGVLFFLPSDGHGGNFWGFFACFLALFALTGIGNGSTFMQIPIIFLIQQQRLAEQGVISREQALINAGKEGAAVAGFTGAFAAYGGFFIPKSYGTSIALTGSVNMALYCFIAFYVICLLLNWWYYTRARAEVKC; this is translated from the coding sequence ATGTCGCGTTTAATTCAAGACTGGCGGCCGGAAGATTCCGATTTCTGGCAAAACGGCGGCAAGAAAACCGCTTCCCGCAATTTGTGGATTTCCATTCCTGCGCTGATGCTGGCGTTTGCCATTTGGCAGGTGTGGAGCGTGGCGGTGATTAACCTGCCGTCTATCGGTTTTCAATATAATGAAAACCAACTCTTCTGGCTGGCGGCCATGCCGGCTTTGTCGGGCGCAACTTTGCGCATTTTTTATTCGTTTTTAGTGCCGATTTTTGGCGGCCGCCGTTGGACGGCGATTTCCACCGCCAGCCTGCTCTTGCCCGCCATCGGTCTGGGTTTGGCTGTACAAACCCCCGACACCAGCTACACCACCATGCTAATTTTGGCTTTGTTGTGCGGCTTTGGCGGCGGCAATTTCTCGTCCAGCATGGCCAACATCAGTTTCTTCTACCCGAAAGCGGAAAAAGGCACCGCCATGGGCTTGAACGCCGGTTTGGGCAACTTGGGCGTATCGGTGGCGCAGTTTCTCGTACCGCTGGTGATTACCGCCGCATTGTTCGGTAGTTTGGGCGGCGAACCGCAAACTTGGGGCAGAGATGGCGTAACCAAACAAATCTGGCTGCAAAACGCGGGCTTTGTGTGGGTGCCGTTTATTATCTTGTCGGCCATTGCTGCATGGTTCGGCATGAACGATTTGGCCAACGCGAAAGCCGGCTTCAGAGAGCAGGTAGTGATTTTCAAACGCAAACACAACTGGATTATGTGCATCATTTATTTGGGCACTTTCGGCTCATTTTTGGGCTTTGCCGCCGGTTTCCCGTTGTTGACCAAAAGCCAGTTTACCGGCGTTGACCCGGTGAAATATGCCTTTATCGGCCCTTTGGTCGGTGCGCTGGTGCGCCCTTTCGGCGGCTGGTTGTCGGATAAAATCCAAAGCGGCGCAAAAATCACGCAATGGGTATTTGCCGGCATGATTATTGCCGTGTTCGGTGTACTGTTTTTCCTGCCTTCAGACGGCCACGGCGGTAATTTCTGGGGCTTCTTCGCCTGCTTCTTGGCGCTATTTGCACTCACCGGCATCGGCAATGGCTCAACCTTTATGCAAATTCCGATTATCTTTCTGATTCAGCAGCAGCGTTTGGCCGAACAAGGCGTCATCAGCCGCGAGCAAGCTTTAATCAACGCAGGCAAAGAAGGCGCGGCCGTAGCCGGTTTTACCGGTGCGTTCGCAGCTTACGGCGGCTTTTTCATCCCCAAAAGCTACGGCACATCCATCGCACTCACCGGCAGCGTCAACATGGCTTTATACTGCTTTATCGCGTTTTACGTTATCTGCCTGTTGCTCAACTGGTGGTATTACACCCGCGCCCGAGCAGAAGTAAAATGTTAA